The proteins below are encoded in one region of Fibrella aestuarina BUZ 2:
- a CDS encoding sensor histidine kinase — protein MKVTRYSNQDELLQLVIIPVYVVILNTILLGTRYWQDWPTALFATVVALGVAFATWLVNNAAGLYLNRLFPSLSQLFPRLLWLLGWCLCSGSVAVVLIYSLYSWADGLLFPLRPGRLGWALGYELLVVVLVITLYEGVRTFERWEQKLRETEELKKANLQSQFESLKSQINPHFLFNSLNTLSSLIEEDPQQAELFVDEMASVYRYLLRSNESQLATLAAELDFAQSYFHLLRTRYGEHIHLDQDVDPQFHERLLPPLTLQLLLENTVKHNVILPEQPLTIQIQSQPDGHLVVRNNLQRKNSRVLSNQIGLANIATQFRLLGGGTMRVDDDGLFFAVTLPLLQR, from the coding sequence ATGAAGGTGACGCGCTACTCCAATCAGGATGAACTCTTGCAGTTGGTGATCATTCCCGTTTACGTGGTCATTCTGAACACGATTTTACTGGGAACCCGCTATTGGCAAGACTGGCCCACGGCCCTGTTTGCCACGGTAGTGGCATTGGGGGTCGCCTTTGCCACCTGGTTGGTCAACAACGCAGCGGGGTTATACCTCAACCGGCTTTTTCCGAGCCTCAGTCAGCTCTTTCCCCGGCTGCTGTGGCTGCTGGGCTGGTGTTTGTGTTCGGGCAGTGTGGCCGTGGTGCTGATCTACAGCCTCTACAGCTGGGCCGACGGCCTGCTGTTTCCGCTACGGCCGGGGCGGCTGGGCTGGGCGCTGGGGTATGAACTGCTGGTGGTGGTGCTGGTCATTACGCTGTACGAGGGCGTCAGAACGTTTGAGCGCTGGGAACAGAAGCTGCGCGAAACCGAGGAGTTGAAAAAAGCGAACCTGCAAAGCCAGTTTGAAAGCCTGAAGAGCCAGATCAACCCGCACTTCCTCTTCAACAGCCTCAACACCCTCTCGTCGCTGATTGAAGAAGACCCGCAGCAGGCCGAACTGTTTGTGGATGAGATGGCGAGTGTGTATCGCTACCTGCTCCGTAGCAACGAAAGCCAACTGGCGACGCTGGCCGCCGAACTGGACTTTGCCCAGTCTTATTTCCATTTGCTACGGACCCGCTACGGCGAACACATTCACCTCGATCAGGACGTAGACCCGCAGTTCCATGAGCGGCTGCTGCCACCGCTGACGCTGCAACTCCTGCTCGAAAACACGGTCAAGCACAACGTGATCCTACCCGAACAACCGCTGACCATTCAGATTCAAAGCCAGCCGGACGGCCACCTGGTCGTGCGTAACAACCTGCAACGCAAAAACAGCCGGGTGCTCTCGAACCAGATCGGGCTGGCGAACATCGCGACCCAGTTCCGGCTGCTGGGCGGGGGCACCATGCGGGTCGACGACGACGGCCTGTTCTTTGCGGTCACGCTACCGTTGTTGCAACGCTAG
- a CDS encoding polysaccharide biosynthesis/export family protein codes for MVRPLFYTLMVVLAGWLSSCAPRNLFQAPATPVAAPVDSTFFGQQQTQYRIRKDDKVSISIWNHDDLSVGSLYSIYSANEVYGKWVLVDPNGDVAVPKIGRVHLAGLTLLEARERLLGEFKKWLVDPIIDVRVLNREVTVLGELKSPGKFLIEKETNSLVELVGRAGDFDMYADRQAVKVIRTINEQPHTITIDLTHIDQFDRRNIAILPGDIIYVPARKGKFWDKRAGPSVLPIASAITTLAVLFKTFF; via the coding sequence ATGGTACGCCCACTATTCTACACGCTGATGGTGGTCCTCGCGGGCTGGCTGTCGAGCTGTGCCCCGCGCAACCTCTTCCAGGCTCCGGCCACCCCTGTAGCCGCGCCCGTCGATTCGACTTTCTTTGGTCAGCAACAAACGCAGTACCGCATCCGCAAAGACGACAAAGTGAGCATCAGCATCTGGAACCACGACGACCTGAGCGTGGGCTCGCTCTACAGCATCTACAGCGCCAACGAAGTCTACGGCAAGTGGGTGCTGGTGGACCCCAACGGCGACGTGGCCGTGCCGAAAATCGGGCGCGTACACCTGGCGGGGCTTACGCTGCTGGAAGCCCGCGAGCGGCTGCTGGGTGAGTTTAAAAAGTGGCTCGTCGACCCGATCATCGACGTGCGCGTGCTGAACCGCGAAGTGACCGTGCTGGGTGAGCTGAAAAGCCCCGGCAAATTTCTGATTGAAAAAGAGACCAATTCGCTGGTGGAACTGGTAGGCCGGGCGGGCGACTTCGACATGTATGCCGACCGGCAGGCCGTAAAGGTCATTCGCACCATCAACGAACAACCGCACACCATCACCATCGACCTGACGCATATCGATCAGTTCGACCGGCGGAACATCGCCATCCTACCCGGCGACATCATCTACGTACCAGCCCGGAAAGGCAAATTCTGGGACAAACGGGCGGGCCCCAGTGTGCTGCCCATTGCCAGTGCCATTACCACCCTCGCGGTGCTGTTCAAAACCTTCTTTTAA
- a CDS encoding sensor histidine kinase, giving the protein MERPNDVWLRAICIPLIILMANLLYLEDSHYNLVAYAFWSAVGIAYALLMWEITIRWLLFVRRRYTGIGQTRRRVLITFGGYFVITSSLQALIIWLADLTNLAAIAINWTVYARLIAVGLVCVLFVGAFYELIYYIQKYREAVQESEAIKKVGLQTQYDNLKNQVNPHFLFNSLNSLSALITEDRGRAGLFLDELSSVYRYLLQAGQRPLVTLDEEMTFLQAYRYLLDTRFGESLRWEINVGEQYLDQWLPPLSLQTLIENALRHNVLLPDKPLTLHLATPANGSLVVCNGIQRKRAVVFAQQGGLSLLAARYESLQLPPPLITDNGQQFVVSLPLAQKEQVLDTLSLTNVPMK; this is encoded by the coding sequence TTGGAACGTCCCAATGATGTCTGGCTTCGTGCCATCTGCATACCGCTCATCATTCTGATGGCGAACCTGCTGTACCTGGAAGACAGCCACTACAACCTGGTGGCCTATGCCTTCTGGTCGGCGGTGGGGATTGCCTATGCGCTGCTGATGTGGGAGATCACCATACGGTGGCTGCTGTTTGTACGGCGGCGTTACACCGGCATCGGGCAAACCCGGCGGCGGGTACTCATCACCTTCGGCGGGTATTTCGTGATTACCTCCTCGCTACAGGCCCTGATCATCTGGCTCGCCGACCTCACCAACCTCGCCGCCATCGCGATCAACTGGACCGTCTACGCCCGCCTGATCGCCGTGGGGCTGGTCTGCGTGCTTTTTGTGGGGGCCTTCTACGAACTCATCTACTACATCCAGAAATACCGCGAGGCCGTACAGGAGTCGGAGGCTATCAAAAAAGTGGGCCTGCAAACCCAGTACGACAACCTTAAAAACCAGGTCAACCCACATTTTCTGTTCAACAGCCTCAACTCGCTCTCGGCGCTGATTACCGAAGATCGCGGCCGGGCGGGCCTCTTTCTCGATGAACTGTCGAGCGTATATCGCTACCTGTTGCAGGCGGGGCAGCGGCCACTGGTAACGCTGGACGAAGAGATGACGTTTTTGCAGGCCTACCGTTACCTCCTCGACACCCGATTCGGCGAGTCGCTGCGCTGGGAAATCAACGTCGGTGAGCAATACCTCGACCAATGGCTGCCGCCGCTCTCGTTACAGACGCTGATCGAGAATGCGCTGCGACACAACGTGCTGCTGCCCGACAAACCGCTGACGCTGCACCTGGCCACGCCGGCCAACGGCTCGTTGGTGGTCTGCAACGGCATTCAGCGCAAACGAGCCGTCGTGTTTGCCCAACAGGGTGGCCTCAGCCTGCTGGCAGCCCGCTACGAATCGCTGCAGCTACCGCCACCACTCATTACCGACAACGGCCAGCAGTTTGTGGTGAGCCTGCCGCTGGCGCAGAAAGAGCAGGTACTGGACACCCTTTCGCTAACGAATGTGCCCATGAAATGA
- the ggt gene encoding gamma-glutamyltransferase, whose product MHTATTRIVLAGLLIAGAWSATAQDRLTGKSFATRAVVMARNGMVCTSHPLSTQAAIDVLRKGGNAIDAAIAANAMEGVVEPHVNGIGGDLFAIVWDAKTRKLYGLNASGRSPYSLTLAELKKRGLTHIPSAGPLPVSVPGCVDGWFELHKRFGKTPMPDILAHAIRYAREGYPVHDEAAFYWGSMIARMGKFPNVMDVYAPTGAAPKRGELFRNPALANTLDKLAKGGRDAFYKGDIARTIDTFMKKNGGFLSYRDLAEHTSDWIDPVSTNYRGYDVWELPPNGQGIAVLQMLNVLEGYDFSKIPWGSPEHIHRFVEAKKLVFEDRAKYYADMAFANVPVQDLIAKPYAAKRRALINDERAAASVEAGNPALKDGDTIYLTVADSDGNMVSLIQSNYRGFGSGMVPDVLGFTLQNRGELYSLTEGQNNTYAPHKRPFHTIIPAFITKDGQPFMSFGVMGGSFQPLGHVQIVMNMIDFGMNPQEAGDAPRIDHAGSSEPTGERSTGVGTITLESGYPYETIRALMVKGHNVGYGLGSYGGYQAIMYDAKNKVYHGATESRKDGQAAGF is encoded by the coding sequence ATGCATACAGCTACAACACGCATAGTTCTGGCCGGGCTGCTCATAGCCGGTGCTTGGTCGGCCACTGCTCAGGACCGCCTGACGGGCAAATCGTTTGCAACGCGGGCGGTGGTGATGGCCCGGAACGGGATGGTCTGCACCTCGCACCCACTCTCCACGCAGGCGGCCATCGACGTGCTGCGCAAGGGGGGCAACGCCATCGACGCGGCCATTGCCGCTAACGCGATGGAAGGCGTGGTGGAACCCCACGTGAACGGCATCGGGGGCGATCTGTTTGCCATTGTCTGGGACGCCAAAACCCGCAAGCTCTACGGCCTCAACGCCTCGGGCCGGTCGCCGTACAGCCTGACCCTGGCCGAGCTGAAAAAGCGCGGCCTCACCCACATCCCGTCGGCCGGGCCGCTGCCGGTATCGGTGCCGGGGTGTGTGGATGGCTGGTTTGAACTGCACAAGCGATTTGGCAAAACGCCCATGCCCGACATCCTCGCGCACGCCATTCGCTACGCCCGCGAGGGCTACCCCGTTCACGACGAGGCGGCCTTCTACTGGGGCAGCATGATCGCCCGGATGGGTAAATTCCCCAACGTGATGGACGTGTATGCCCCCACGGGAGCCGCCCCTAAACGGGGAGAACTGTTCCGAAACCCGGCGCTGGCCAATACACTCGACAAACTGGCCAAGGGCGGGCGCGATGCCTTCTACAAAGGCGACATTGCCCGTACGATCGATACCTTCATGAAAAAGAATGGGGGCTTTCTCAGCTACCGCGATCTGGCGGAGCATACCTCCGACTGGATCGACCCCGTCTCGACCAACTACCGGGGCTACGACGTGTGGGAGCTGCCGCCCAACGGGCAGGGCATTGCCGTGTTGCAGATGCTCAACGTGCTGGAAGGGTACGATTTCTCGAAAATTCCGTGGGGCAGCCCCGAGCACATTCACCGGTTTGTGGAAGCCAAAAAGCTGGTGTTCGAAGACCGGGCGAAGTATTACGCCGACATGGCGTTTGCCAACGTACCGGTGCAGGATCTGATCGCCAAGCCCTACGCCGCCAAACGCCGGGCCCTGATCAACGACGAGCGGGCAGCAGCCAGTGTGGAAGCGGGCAACCCGGCGCTGAAAGACGGCGACACCATCTACCTGACCGTGGCCGACAGCGACGGCAATATGGTTTCGCTGATTCAGAGCAATTACCGCGGATTTGGCTCGGGCATGGTACCCGACGTCCTGGGCTTTACGCTGCAGAACCGGGGCGAGCTCTACAGCCTGACCGAGGGGCAGAACAACACCTATGCGCCCCACAAACGGCCTTTTCACACCATCATTCCGGCGTTTATCACCAAAGACGGGCAGCCGTTTATGAGCTTCGGGGTGATGGGGGGCAGCTTCCAGCCGTTGGGGCACGTGCAGATTGTCATGAACATGATCGATTTCGGCATGAACCCGCAGGAAGCCGGCGATGCCCCCCGCATCGACCACGCGGGTTCGTCGGAACCGACCGGCGAACGCAGTACGGGCGTCGGCACCATCACGCTCGAGTCGGGCTATCCCTACGAGACCATCCGCGCCCTGATGGTCAAGGGGCATAACGTGGGGTATGGATTGGGGAGTTACGGCGGCTATCAGGCCATTATGTACGACGCCAAAAACAAGGTTTACCACGGCGCCACCGAGTCGCGCAAAGACGGGCAGGCCGCCGGGTTCTGA
- a CDS encoding glycoside hydrolase family 18 protein, protein MLRSFLVASMVALSLLTLCFKPKPKPIVLAYVGGFRGLVDAEAIAVEKLTHINYAFVDIKNNRAWLHNLATDSTNFRRLTALKRRNPDLNILISIGGWAWSENFSDAVLSDTSRRAFAASAAAIVGDYGLDGIDIDWEYPGMKGEDNVFRPEDNANFTLLFKALRGQLDSLGRQTGKRYLITTALPGFPAIFTHTNMAEAQQYLDYINVMSYDFFTGGPQAGHHTNLFPSGKVDDEQSGDRAVTLYRQAGVPASKLVLGVAFYGRAWQLQTANPDAFPRTITKVERGGGYTFIKDSLLTNPAYERRWDRRAKAPYLYNASLQRFVSYDDEQSVKAKCRYVAKNDLAGVMFWEYFSDPKAYLLGTIDRAFH, encoded by the coding sequence ATGCTCCGTTCCTTTTTGGTCGCCAGTATGGTCGCCCTGTCGCTGCTGACCCTCTGTTTCAAACCGAAACCCAAACCCATCGTGCTGGCCTACGTGGGCGGCTTTCGGGGGCTGGTCGATGCCGAGGCGATCGCCGTGGAGAAGCTGACGCACATCAACTACGCCTTTGTCGACATAAAGAACAACCGGGCGTGGCTGCACAACCTCGCCACCGACTCCACCAATTTTCGCCGACTGACGGCCCTCAAGCGCCGGAACCCGGACCTGAACATCCTGATCTCCATTGGTGGCTGGGCCTGGAGCGAGAACTTTTCTGATGCCGTGTTGAGCGACACGTCCCGCAGGGCGTTTGCCGCTTCGGCCGCCGCGATTGTCGGGGACTACGGGCTGGACGGCATCGATATCGACTGGGAGTATCCGGGCATGAAAGGCGAAGACAATGTATTCCGGCCCGAGGATAATGCCAATTTTACCCTGCTATTCAAAGCCCTGCGCGGGCAGCTCGACAGCCTCGGGCGGCAAACGGGCAAACGCTACCTCATCACGACCGCCCTGCCCGGTTTCCCGGCTATTTTCACGCATACCAACATGGCCGAAGCGCAGCAGTACCTCGATTACATCAACGTGATGTCGTACGATTTCTTCACGGGCGGGCCGCAGGCGGGGCACCATACCAACCTGTTCCCGTCGGGTAAGGTCGACGATGAGCAGTCGGGCGACCGGGCCGTAACGCTGTACCGGCAGGCGGGCGTTCCGGCCAGCAAGCTGGTGCTGGGTGTGGCGTTCTACGGACGGGCCTGGCAACTACAGACGGCCAACCCCGACGCCTTTCCGCGTACGATCACGAAGGTGGAGCGGGGCGGCGGCTACACCTTCATCAAAGACAGCCTGCTGACCAACCCGGCCTATGAGCGCCGCTGGGACCGGCGGGCCAAAGCACCTTACCTCTACAATGCCAGCCTGCAACGGTTTGTGTCGTACGACGACGAGCAGTCGGTGAAGGCCAAGTGCCGGTACGTGGCGAAAAATGACCTGGCGGGCGTGATGTTCTGGGAGTATTTCAGCGACCCTAAGGCCTATCTGTTGGGTACCATCGATCGGGCATTTCACTAG
- a CDS encoding DUF4403 family protein: MKLPVLSRYGLGLALLLLLTRCQRVNPAPPKAEGFDAPLPQTASYVAGSLTFQLTQLEEKINRELDPVLVGKGTPGGKKGSLFPFRVARSGKVRIAYVNQQLRFSTPLQLWVAKPFSGDPAPPDKPFCALNVGFQSPLTVTPNWRLASRVKFTQFEWVIKPEIRILGQEIELTNLAQRLLDRYQSSIEAAIDTAIYKELRLDQLVSPVWRDMQKPLLIDRQFGLWLLPKPVAVAASPITGNSRSITSHLGITFETKTELKPTEPPHTPTTLPTLEKRDQLPSVSDLRLTSSIPYADINRILALNLAKKPPELALGTLTIKKVSVYGGQRSLIAKTEVSGLINGTIYLLGRPEFDTLTNTLVVKNLDFDPGTSEVLSGLNNRLVHKGLVRLLGTLLTIPLGDDIAKLPQKITEAFAKGKPGEKTSLAIQNFRFTPKQIAIRPDGVQALIRVQSTVSMQVKKL; the protein is encoded by the coding sequence ATGAAGTTACCTGTACTCAGCCGGTATGGACTGGGGCTGGCGTTGCTGCTGTTGCTGACCCGCTGCCAGCGCGTGAACCCGGCCCCGCCCAAAGCCGAAGGATTTGATGCCCCCTTGCCGCAAACCGCATCGTACGTGGCCGGTTCCCTCACCTTTCAACTGACGCAGCTGGAAGAAAAAATCAACCGGGAACTCGACCCGGTGCTGGTGGGAAAAGGCACGCCCGGCGGCAAGAAAGGGAGCCTTTTCCCGTTTCGGGTGGCGCGGTCGGGCAAAGTGCGCATCGCTTACGTTAATCAGCAACTTCGGTTTTCGACACCCTTACAGCTATGGGTCGCCAAACCGTTCAGCGGTGATCCCGCTCCACCCGACAAGCCCTTCTGCGCGCTCAACGTCGGCTTCCAGAGCCCGCTGACCGTCACGCCCAACTGGCGGCTGGCCAGCCGGGTGAAGTTCACCCAGTTTGAGTGGGTCATCAAGCCCGAAATCCGCATCCTGGGGCAGGAAATCGAACTCACCAACCTGGCGCAGCGGCTACTCGACCGCTACCAGTCGAGCATTGAAGCGGCCATCGACACGGCGATTTACAAGGAGCTACGGCTCGATCAGCTGGTGAGCCCGGTCTGGCGGGACATGCAGAAGCCCCTGCTCATCGACCGCCAATTTGGGTTATGGCTGTTGCCCAAGCCGGTGGCCGTAGCCGCGAGCCCCATCACGGGCAACAGCCGGAGCATTACCTCGCACCTGGGCATTACGTTTGAAACGAAAACCGAACTGAAACCAACGGAGCCCCCGCACACGCCGACCACGCTACCTACGCTCGAGAAACGGGATCAGTTACCGTCGGTATCGGATCTGCGCCTGACGAGTTCGATTCCCTACGCCGACATCAACCGGATTCTGGCGCTCAATCTGGCCAAAAAGCCGCCTGAACTGGCGCTGGGTACGTTGACGATCAAGAAGGTGTCGGTGTATGGCGGGCAACGGTCGCTCATTGCCAAAACCGAAGTGAGCGGCCTCATCAACGGGACGATCTACCTGCTTGGCCGCCCCGAATTCGACACGCTCACCAACACGCTGGTGGTGAAGAACCTGGACTTCGACCCCGGCACCAGCGAGGTGTTGTCGGGGCTGAACAACCGGCTGGTTCATAAGGGGTTAGTACGGCTGCTGGGTACGTTGCTGACCATCCCGCTGGGCGACGACATTGCCAAACTGCCCCAAAAGATTACCGAGGCCTTTGCCAAAGGCAAGCCGGGCGAGAAAACCAGTTTAGCAATTCAGAACTTCCGGTTTACGCCAAAGCAGATCGCCATCCGACCCGACGGCGTGCAGGCGCTGATTCGAGTGCAGTCGACGGTGTCGATGCAGGTAAAGAAATTGTGA
- a CDS encoding glycosyltransferase, whose amino-acid sequence MNPQRILFATMPFDGHFSPLTNLAVHLSQLGHDVRWFVGGHYGQKVTQLGLHHYPYVKTRTVNQENLDQLFPERATIKGAIARIRFDLGQIFLLRVPEQIDDLRAIYDEWPFDLIVQDLGFVGGTFLRELLPVKVVGVGVVPLTESDDWVPPTSLGMKPQSGRVGRLVSRLLNYLVQDVMLKPANDLHNELRAQYGLRPVPGFIFDATVRQADLYLQSGVPGFEFPRKRISPNVRFIGPMLPYSRANRQPFEQAIKTLAYKRVVLVTQGTVERNVEKIIVPTLEAYKKDPDTLVIVTTGGSGTLALRKRYPQANFIIEDFIDFNAVMPYVSVYVTNGGYGGVMLALQHKLPIVAAGVHEGKNEIAARIGYCQVGVDLRTETPTPDQIRRAVATILGDETYRRQVRRLSDEFGRYNPNQLAEQYINELLAQSVGEPVAALS is encoded by the coding sequence ATGAATCCCCAACGCATCCTCTTCGCCACCATGCCATTCGACGGGCACTTTAGCCCCCTCACCAACCTGGCCGTTCACCTTAGCCAACTCGGGCACGATGTGCGCTGGTTTGTGGGTGGGCATTACGGCCAGAAAGTAACGCAGCTGGGCCTGCACCATTACCCGTACGTGAAAACGCGCACCGTCAATCAGGAAAATCTGGATCAGCTCTTCCCCGAACGGGCCACCATCAAAGGCGCCATTGCCCGCATCCGTTTCGACCTGGGCCAGATTTTCCTGCTTCGTGTGCCCGAACAGATCGACGACCTCAGGGCGATTTACGACGAATGGCCGTTTGACCTCATTGTGCAGGATCTGGGCTTTGTGGGGGGTACGTTCCTGCGCGAGCTGCTGCCGGTGAAGGTAGTGGGCGTGGGCGTGGTGCCACTCACCGAATCCGACGACTGGGTGCCCCCGACCAGCCTGGGCATGAAACCGCAGTCGGGCCGGGTGGGCCGGCTGGTAAGTCGGCTGCTCAACTACCTGGTGCAGGACGTTATGCTGAAGCCCGCCAATGACCTGCACAACGAGTTAAGGGCGCAGTACGGCCTTCGGCCGGTGCCGGGTTTTATCTTTGATGCCACCGTTCGGCAGGCCGATCTGTACCTGCAAAGCGGCGTGCCGGGTTTTGAATTTCCCCGTAAGCGCATCAGCCCCAACGTGCGGTTCATCGGGCCCATGCTGCCCTACAGCCGGGCAAACAGGCAGCCGTTTGAGCAGGCCATCAAAACGCTGGCCTATAAGCGGGTGGTGCTCGTCACGCAGGGGACCGTCGAGCGGAACGTGGAGAAGATCATCGTGCCCACGCTGGAAGCCTACAAAAAAGATCCCGATACGCTGGTGATTGTGACCACCGGCGGCTCAGGTACGTTGGCGTTGCGGAAACGGTACCCACAGGCCAATTTTATCATCGAAGACTTTATCGATTTCAACGCCGTGATGCCCTACGTGAGTGTGTACGTGACCAACGGCGGGTATGGCGGCGTGATGCTGGCGCTGCAACACAAGCTCCCGATTGTGGCGGCGGGCGTGCATGAAGGCAAAAACGAAATCGCCGCCCGGATCGGCTACTGCCAGGTGGGTGTCGACCTGCGCACCGAAACGCCCACCCCCGACCAGATTCGCCGGGCGGTGGCCACCATCCTGGGCGACGAAACCTACCGGCGTCAGGTACGTCGGTTGAGCGACGAGTTTGGCCGGTATAACCCTAATCAACTGGCCGAACAGTACATCAACGAGCTACTGGCCCAGTCGGTGGGGGAGCCCGTTGCCGCCCTGTCGTGA
- a CDS encoding sensor histidine kinase: MAFPLPTYEQWLLLFTGGATIMLAANLVQWVIRRERIYLLYSGYILVWVVSFGIQFIDEPAHIIAFLRTINLPLFSLLYLELAIVFLNLAPHTRLMRWYRIMQWTWFVMTVPTVYFNLFSSLWQTDWHAIWLASCRIAVILGTNLTIVYSFCTQVKQTDKLARFFVVGTIALWIGEILAVVSVLTHSGLSAKEMESLPLPINLGFLMQVGILLDLACVSLGLSYRQHQQAIRQLMAEQELMRAREQHLRQQLQADLALQKLRQQHTEAQMRALQSQVNPHFLFNALNTLSALIDENPRQATDYVDELSTVYRYLLRAADQELAPLSTELDFIQSYFHLLKTRFGNGVQPAIRVAESFMDACVPPLTLQLLVENAVKHNRVLPEEPLTICIRTSAAGQLIVENNRQPRTVRVESNGVGLSNIAEKYQLLNQPLPRIEEVDGWFRVTLPLVTAVSANDPSVEAH; this comes from the coding sequence ATGGCCTTCCCGCTTCCCACCTACGAACAGTGGTTGCTCCTTTTTACGGGTGGAGCTACCATCATGCTGGCAGCCAACCTCGTTCAGTGGGTCATCCGCCGCGAGCGAATTTACCTGCTCTACAGCGGCTATATCCTGGTGTGGGTCGTTTCGTTCGGTATCCAATTCATCGACGAGCCCGCGCACATCATTGCCTTTTTGCGGACGATTAATCTGCCGCTGTTTTCGTTGCTGTACCTCGAACTGGCCATCGTCTTCCTCAATCTGGCACCGCATACCCGCCTGATGCGCTGGTACCGTATCATGCAGTGGACGTGGTTTGTGATGACCGTGCCGACGGTGTATTTCAACCTGTTCTCGTCGCTCTGGCAAACCGACTGGCACGCAATCTGGCTTGCCAGTTGCCGTATCGCGGTGATCCTGGGCACCAACCTGACCATCGTTTACTCGTTCTGCACCCAGGTAAAACAAACCGATAAGCTCGCCCGCTTCTTTGTGGTGGGCACCATTGCGCTCTGGATCGGCGAAATTCTGGCGGTTGTTTCGGTGCTCACACACAGTGGATTGAGCGCCAAAGAAATGGAAAGCTTGCCGCTGCCCATCAATTTGGGGTTTCTCATGCAGGTGGGTATTCTGCTCGATCTGGCCTGCGTCTCGCTGGGCCTGTCGTATCGGCAACACCAGCAGGCTATACGCCAACTCATGGCCGAACAGGAACTGATGCGCGCACGCGAACAGCACCTGCGCCAGCAGCTTCAGGCTGACCTGGCCCTGCAAAAACTAAGGCAGCAGCATACCGAGGCGCAGATGCGCGCGCTACAAAGCCAAGTCAATCCGCATTTTCTGTTCAACGCACTCAATACGCTCTCGGCGCTGATTGACGAAAATCCCCGGCAGGCGACCGATTACGTCGATGAACTGTCGACTGTATACCGCTACCTGCTGCGGGCGGCCGACCAGGAGCTGGCTCCGCTTAGCACCGAGCTGGATTTCATTCAGTCGTATTTCCACTTGCTGAAAACCCGCTTCGGGAATGGTGTTCAGCCAGCGATACGGGTGGCCGAGTCGTTCATGGACGCCTGTGTGCCGCCGCTGACGTTGCAATTGCTGGTGGAAAACGCCGTCAAGCACAACCGTGTGCTGCCCGAAGAACCCCTGACGATCTGCATTCGCACCTCAGCGGCGGGGCAGCTGATTGTTGAAAATAACCGGCAACCCCGGACGGTTCGGGTCGAGTCCAACGGGGTGGGGCTGTCGAACATCGCCGAGAAATACCAGTTGCTGAATCAGCCGCTGCCACGGATCGAAGAGGTGGATGGCTGGTTTCGGGTGACGCTGCCTTTGGTGACCGCCGTATCCGCCAACGACCCTTCCGTAGAAGCGCACTAA
- a CDS encoding response regulator — MDSNESLSIFIVDDDLFCQNLYEQFIRNLGYTNITLFSDGQECLNRLTDQPDVILLDYRMEPLDGLDVLRKIKRFNPDIYLVVISGQDDLQVAVDALKYGAFDYIIKGQNDFEKIESVLKKIQNVMALLQQRPRGRWQKLLTMLGAI; from the coding sequence ATGGACAGCAACGAATCTCTTTCCATCTTCATCGTCGACGACGATCTCTTCTGCCAGAACCTCTACGAGCAGTTTATCCGTAACCTCGGCTACACCAACATCACGTTGTTCAGTGACGGCCAGGAGTGCCTGAACCGCCTCACCGATCAGCCCGACGTAATCCTGCTGGACTACCGCATGGAACCCCTCGATGGCCTCGACGTGCTGCGGAAAATCAAGCGGTTCAACCCCGACATCTACCTGGTGGTCATCTCCGGGCAAGACGACCTGCAGGTGGCCGTCGACGCCCTGAAGTACGGTGCCTTCGATTACATCATCAAAGGCCAGAACGACTTCGAAAAGATCGAGTCGGTGCTCAAAAAGATTCAGAACGTGATGGCGCTGTTGCAGCAACGCCCACGTGGCCGCTGGCAGAAACTATTGACCATGCTGGGTGCCATATGA